A region from the Thermocladium sp. ECH_B genome encodes:
- a CDS encoding transcriptional regulator — translation MEYSILGNDLQLVKVIMGDGEGIYGEGGHLLYKTPTVNLTAKATGGILSGLKRAVTGASFFVLELTGPGEAAFAGSTPGKIIQMQLGDGEAVLAEHGSFLFAENQVKYDVNLARLTAGIFGGEGLFLAKFIGPGNLFLHGTGHVHMIQLGDGEEVEVEAGHLLAFDAGMQYGIKRTGGLRTMFLGGEGIFFVNIRGPGRVWVRSISLAALAAALSRDMPCPASCRSQVQETREPGVTFRI, via the coding sequence ATGGAGTACTCTATTCTCGGCAATGACTTGCAATTAGTGAAGGTTATAATGGGGGATGGGGAGGGCATTTACGGAGAGGGAGGACACCTACTCTACAAGACGCCCACAGTTAACCTAACGGCGAAAGCTACAGGTGGAATATTAAGCGGCTTAAAGAGGGCGGTGACAGGCGCCTCATTCTTCGTACTTGAATTAACTGGACCAGGAGAAGCAGCATTCGCAGGCAGCACTCCTGGAAAAATAATTCAGATGCAGCTTGGAGATGGGGAAGCGGTGCTGGCCGAGCATGGATCCTTCCTTTTCGCTGAGAACCAGGTTAAGTATGATGTGAACCTAGCTCGATTAACGGCAGGAATATTTGGCGGTGAGGGACTCTTTCTAGCTAAGTTCATAGGACCCGGCAACCTCTTCCTACATGGAACAGGTCACGTCCATATGATTCAGCTTGGGGACGGCGAGGAAGTAGAGGTTGAGGCTGGACACTTATTGGCGTTTGATGCCGGCATGCAGTACGGCATAAAAAGAACCGGTGGCTTAAGAACAATGTTCCTAGGAGGCGAAGGCATTTTCTTCGTCAATATAAGAGGCCCTGGAAGGGTCTGGGTCAGGAGCATCTCATTAGCTGCATTAGCAGCAGCATTGTCACGTGACATGCCGTGCCCAGCCAGTTGCCGTAGCCAAGTACAGGAAACAAGGGAACCAGGCGTAACCTTCAGGATCTAG